The Cellulophaga lytica DSM 7489 nucleotide sequence TAAATAAGTTTTTAGGGTATAAGTTATCGTATTATTTGCAAGATTTTGAGGTTCGATATAAAACTAATGTTAATGGCTTTAGACTTACAGGGTCTGTATTTTACGCAGGTACAGCATTATTTACAGAGATAAACAAAAAGGTAAAACGTAAGTACGTTAAAAATAGAGAAATTACCTATTTGGGATCTACATTGCATTTTATGAGGGCTTTGTCTGCAAAGAGACTTACAGAAGAAAATTTTAGAATTTTTAAAGAAAGCTTAGAGGTAAACCCTTATGACTATTACAAAGTAGAAAAAATAGAAGATGGCAGCGCTAAAGTAGTTCAGTCTTTAGAACGATTAAATATACTGTATAATAGGTGGAGTAATTCTTTTGTTGTTGTAACTCAAAACCCTTTTTATATAGATGCTTACGGCAACCACTCTCCTGTAGATGTGGTGTTGTTTGGTGGTGATATGGGCTTGCTTAGAATAGCAAATACATTGCCCTTAAACTATGAGTCTGTAAAATAAAAAAGGCCATCTAAAAAATAGATAGCCTTATTGTATTGTAGTGTTTTTAATTCTTTAGAACCAAGGCTTTCTACCTACTTGGTAAGTGTTGTAAAAATCTTCATCAGATTTTAATAAGTATATAATACCCTCAATAAATCCTATAATTCCTGCTGCACCACAAGTTACCACACTTGCTATTATTTGAATAATACCTTCTTTTTGGTAGCCTAATATAAATTTATGAATTCCTAAATAACCGAATAGAATACCTAAAATACCTGCAAGCATTTTCTTATTTTCGTTATTAGCCATATTGTTTAGACCTTCTGAGAATTCATTAGCAGTTTCTTTTGCTTCTGTGTTAAAATCTTTGTTTTCTTCTGACATAATTTTTTGTGTGTTGGTTTAATTTAATTGTGGGTTAAATGTAGTAATTTTTTTTAATTATTACTTAAAAGCTTCGTCTATTGGCTCCCATAATTCTAACTTATTTCCGTCAGGGTCCAGTATCCATCCAAATTTACCGTAGCTATATTCTTCTATTTCACCAACAATAGTAACGCCTTCTGCTTTTAATACTTTTAATAATTCTACTAGATTTTCTACCCTAAAATTCATCATAAAAGAAGATTTGCTTGGTTCAAAATACGTAGTGTCATTTTTCATAGGGCTCCATTGTGTACTACAGTCTTTTCCTTCTTTATCTTTCCACCAAAAAGTGCAACCATAGCGGTCTGTATCCAGACCTAATCTTTCTTTGTACCATTGCTTTATTTTATCTGGGTCTTCTGTTTTAAAAAAGAAACCTCCTAAACCTGTAACTCTATTCTTCATATTGGTTTTATTTTTTAGTGTTTTTCTCGTATAAATCTATCCATTGTTGTACTGTCATTTTTGTAGCTAGTTCGCCAATTAACTCGTATGGGATATCATCTAACTTTTTAAACCTGATACAACTCTTGCCCATATCTAACTTGCGTTTGCAATGCTTAGGATATTCTGTAGTAAACCAATTTAACAAGTCTGGATCTGCATAAATACCAGAATGGTACAATGCTATAAAGTTTTTTTGCGATGCCACATTCATAAAGGGGAGCGGCAATTTAGGATCACAATGGTAGCCATCTGCATACAAAGTATGTGGTACAACATAGCCTAACATACCATAACTCATAGTTTCTGTAAAACCAGTAGGAATATTGTTTAAAATTGTTTCTCTAATTTTAGATACAGCTTCTTTGCGCTCTTCTGGTAACTCATTTATATATTGGTCTGGTGTTGTTGCTTTAGATTGCATAATCTGCTGTTCTTTTGGTTCACTTTTAAATTTACAAAAATTTAGCTTTAACCTTGTCTACAATTGTTTGCGCAAGTTTAATTTTGCTTTCTACCGTCCAGCCAGCTACGTGCGGACTAAGTAATACGTTATCAGATTTTATTAAATATTCAAAATCTTCTGGTAGCTCGTTATCTGTAAACATATGTTCAAAAGAAGCTTTCTCATACTCTAAAACATCTAGTCCTGCGCCTAATATTTTACCCTCTTTTAATGCAGTTACTAAATCTGCCGTTACAACACACTTGCCACGTGCAGTATTAAATAACCAAAACGGTTTTTTAAAACCATTTATAAAATTCGCTGTTATCATATTTTTTGTAAGCTGTGTTTGTGGTACATGCAAACTTAAAATATCTGCTTTTTGTTGCAATTCTTCTAAGTCTACTTGTGTTGCATTTTCGTTTCCAACACCATCTTTAATGTCATAGCAAATAACATCTACATCAAAACCACGTAATTTTTTTGCAAATGCATTGCCCATATTACCATAGCCTATTATACCCACAGTTTTGCCATCTAATTCAATTCCTCGGTTGCCTTCTCTGTCCCATTTTCCATTACGGACTTCTTTGTCTGCTTTGTTTAGTTTGTTAAACAAAGATAAAATCATCCCCAATGTATGTTCGCCAACAGCATTACGGTTACCTTCTGGTGCAGAGGCTAAAAAAATGCCTTTTTGGGTAGCGTAATCTGTATCAATATTTTCTAGACCAGCACCTAATCTCCCTATAAATTTTAAATTGGTTGCCTTGTCTAAAAATGTTTTGTCTAACGGAAATCTACTGCGTATAATTAAGCCCTCATAGTTATGAATTATAGCTTCTACTTCTTCTTTAGTTGCGGTATAATCTACATCGTTTGTAAAACCAAAACCTTTAAATTGTTCTATTATTAAAGGATGATTTTTATCTAAATGCAATACTTTCATTATTATATTTTTGGATATTCAGTTTGTGTTTTTTTGTCAATAACATTGCCTGTATGTGAGGTAGATAGTTTTTCAAACAACAATACCTCTACAACTTCATCGTTTTCTGTTCTAGGGCAATGTTCTACGCCTTTTGGTACCACAATTATTTCACCCTCTTTTACAATTTCTGTACGGTCTCTAAATTGCATATAAAGTGTGCCTTTTAATACCTGAAAAAGTTCATCTTCATTCTCGTGTGCGTGCCAAACAAAGTCGCCCTTTAATTTGGCTAAAAGTACCTGCATATTGTCTACAACAGCAATTTGGTGCGGATGCCACTGTTTGTTAAACTTGCTTTGTTTTTCTTGTAGGTTAATAGTTTTCAAAATAAAATGTATTAAAATTAATAACCAACAGCACCACCATCTGGACTAGATGAGTCTGATGCTCCTACATAGACTTTATTATCAGAATCAACTGTAATGCCCATTAAACGACCAAGTTGGCCACGTGGTTCCATAGTGTGTCCCATTGCTTCTAAAGCTTTTACGGTATCTGGTGATAGCAGGCCTCTTTCATATAAAATACGATCTGGCAACCATTGGTGGTGAATTTTCATAGTTTCAATAGCCATATGTATAGGCATATCAAACTCAATAACATTTAATACTGTCTGAAAAACTGTGTTTATAATAGTTCTTCCGCCTGGACTGCCAATTACCAATACAGCCTTACCATCTTTAGCTACAATTGTAGGCGTCATACTAGAAAGCATTCTTTTTTCTGGTTTAATAATGTTTGCAGCAGAGCCAATTAGGCCTTTGCTGTTTGTATAGCCTGGTTGCGGATTAAAATCGCCCATTTCATTATTAAAAATAAAACCAAGTTTAGGAGAACCTAATCTAGAGCCATAAGAGTGTTCTAAGGTATATGTTAAAGAGACAGCATTGCCATCTTTATCTAAAACAGATAAATGTGTGGTGTTGGTACCATCATAAATTTGTCCGTACTTGGTAGAGTCACTTACAGATGCTTTTTGCCAATCTATATTGTTGTACCTATTTTTAGCAAATTCTTTAGAGGTAAGTTTTTCTAAAGGCATATTTAAATTAAAATCAGGATCACCTAAATGTTCTGCTCTATCTGCAAAGGCTCTACGCATAGCTTCTGCAACCAAATGTACGTAAGGAGTTGAGTTAAAAGGTGCTTTGTTAAAATCTGCTAACTCCATAATATTCATCATTTCTAATAGTGCAACACCACCAGAACTTGGTGGTGGCATTACAAAAATATCATGACCTTTGTAAGTGCCTTTTAAAGGGGCTCTTTCTACAGCTTCATATTTTGCCAAATCCTTGAGTGTAATTAATCCATCGTTCTTTTTCATAAAACGAGCAATTTCTTTGGCAACTTTCCCTTTGTAAAAACCATCTTTACCGTTGTCTCTAATTTCTTTTAGCGTAGCGGCAAGTACTGGTTGCTTCCAAATTTCATCCATTTGTGTTATTTCACCTTTTTCATTGGTGAAATAGTTAGCCATAAATTCAGATTCTTTTTTATAGTGTAAAGCATGTTTGTATAATGTGTAAGATAGCGGTACACCATTTTCTGCCAAGTCTACAGCGGGCTGCACTAATGAAGCCCACGGCAATTTTCCATACTTTTTATGAGCCATATATAAACCTGCAACTGTGCCAGGTACACCTACAGATTGTAACCCGTTGTGGTTAGAACCAGCAATTAAGTTACCATCTTTATCTAAAAACATATTTGTTGTAGCTTTTAAAGGTGCTTTTTCTCTAAAATCTATAGTTGTGGCGTTGCCATCAGATTTCATAAAAACCAAAAAGCCACCACCGCCAATATTACCTGCTTGTGGGTGCGTAACTGCTAGTGCAAAAGCAGTTGCTATAGAGGCATCTATTGCATTACCGCCTTTTTTTAGTATTTCTGTGCCAACTTTAGATGCCGCACTATTGTCTGATACTACCATACCATTTTTAGCATAGGTTTGTGCGTTGGTAATTGTAGTGAAAAGTGCACAAGCTATAAGATAAAACAGTTTAATTTTCATAGGTGTAATTTTAGAGTAAATATAGTATTAATAGGTATTTTATAAATTGTAAACAGTATTAATCTGCGCAATGTTAAAGCCGTTTTTTATTACTTGTTTTGCCTTTGTGCTTTTTATGTTTAGAGCCGGATTTGTATGATTAAAATGTATAAAGTTAATTTTGCTTTTTTCTGTAGCTGGTAGCTCTTTAAATAATCCCATACTTTCTATAATAAACGGATGTGGAATTTCTGATATGTCTCTGTTGTTTATTTCTTCGGCATCAAAAAAAGTAGCATCTATAAAGGCATAATCTACCTTGGCAATCTCAGTAGTAATATCTTGGCCCCACTTATTCCATTTGTCTATGTCAGGAATAAATAATGCTCTTTTATTTGGCCCAATTATAGTATAACCTACGGTTTCCGAAAACTCATCTCTGTGTGGCACTGTAAACGGAACCACCTTTAAATTAGAGGTAAGTTCTAGTGTTTGCTTGTTTTCTGTTGCTTTAATAGCTATGTTTTTATTTGCAACAAGCTGACTCCAAGGACCGTTTTCCTCTAAAAAAGTTTTCATTTTTGGCATAGTATAAACAGGTGTGTTACTAGCATTCATAGCTTCTTTCCCAAGAAACATTAAACCTGCGTAATGACCAATATGTGCGTGTGTTAAAAAAATACCAGTAGGAATTTCTTGTGCATTAAAATTAGCACTGTTTTTTAAGGCCTTTACTTGTGTTGCAATATCTGGTGTGGCTTCAAACAAAAATGTGGCTTTGTTTTGGTTGTCTACAACACCCAATGAAACTACTTTTCTGTTTGGATCTGGGTTTGTAAATAAGTTTTTGCAACAGTCTTTTTTACAGCCTATTTGTGGTGACCCTGCATCTTGTACAGTACCTAAAATAATTAAAGCTGTATTGCTAATCTTTGTAGGTGAGCTACTTGCTGTATTATGGTCTGTGTTATCTGTTGCGGTAGCAGGTTTGTTTTTAGGTTTACACGCACTAAATAAAAGTAATAAGACACAAATATGTAAAAGGTTTTTTGTCATATGTAGTTGCTTTGTAGTTCTATAAAGATAACTATTTGACATTAAAAAAAGCCAATGGAAATTGTATCCATTGACTTTTTGGGTTCTAAACTAGTAGTGTTAATCTAAAAATCTAGCTCAAATTCTTCTTCTTCAATAGTACTGGCTTGTGACATATCATAAATAAACTCGTCTATTTGTGCTTTTGTAACATTGGGCATACATATAACGTGGGCAACATTACCCTCTGTGGCTAATTGCCATTTTTGTTTTACTTCTAGTGCTGTTTTAGGTAAAACAACAGTAATAGCGTTTGGATTTCGCCAAGCATTTACACCAATTTCTTTTAACCTATTTTCACAATAAACAGCTGTTTCTAAACTTTTTTGGTAACGTGCTCTTAAGCCATCTACACCTAATTTTTTAAGTGCATACCATAAAAATAACGGACTATGACCATTTCTAGATCCTGTAATTGTAGTGTCTAAAGAGCCAATATAAGAGATGCCTTTTGCTATACGATCTCTGTTACTGCGCTTTGTTATTATAACACCAGATGGTATTGGCGAGCCTATAAATTTATGTCCGCTTATAGATATACTATCTGCACCGTCTTTAAAGTCAAACGGTATACGTGGCTCCATAAATGCACCGTATGTGCCAGATAATGCAGCATCACAATGTATATAATGGTCTTGTATAGCTAAGTTTTTTAAAATGCCTTTTATTTTAGAAACATCGTCTTTAGCTTCCTTCATTGTAGTGCCAAAAGTGGTAAGTACAATTGCTGGTTTATGACGATTCATTCTTACCGTATTTTCAAAATCTTCATAATCTATTTCTCCGTTTTCTTGAGAACGAATAATGATGCTAGGAATATTTAATAAATGAATATTTTTACGCACACTATAATGTGTAGATTCTGAGTAATACACCATTCCTTTTGGATATAATTCTCTTGCTAAATACAAACCATATAAGTTACTTTCAGAGCCACCATTGGTTATATAGCCCCAATAATCTGTTGGTTGTGCTCTAAATAGTTTAGCAAAAAATGCAACAACTTCCTTTTCCATTTCGTGGGTTTGTACCTTATACGTGCCATCTTCAAACGGATCTCCTAAGTTGTTTATTGGGTATTGTAAAAAACTACTAAGCTCAGCGTAATTAAAATCTTTAGATACAGGGTAACCTAAAAATGAATCCCTGGCTTGTTCTATATTTTCTTTTAATTTATGAAGACGTTCTGTGTCTTTTACTGATATATTTTTATACATAGTAGTAGCGTAGGTTTTAATGCTGTAAAATTAGTATTTTCAGGCAAAGTGTCTTTAATTTGTTGTTAGTTTGATAAATTATACTGCATATGTGGTTATTTTCAATAGTATTATTCTAATTTTGATTAAATTTTATCGGCTTAACAAAAAAATATACTGGTATGGATGCTGTAGACAAAAAAATACTAATGTTATTGCAACAAAATGCAAAACAGAACACTAAAGAAATTGCAGATAAAATAGGACTAACAGTATCTCCTACCTTTGAGCGTATAAAAAAGTTAGAGCAGCAAAATTATATTAAGGGTTATGTTGCCCTGCTTAATGAAGAAAAAATAAATAAAGCCATAAAAGTGTATTGCCATATTACACTAGCAACACACTCTAGAGAGTTAATAGATAATTTTAAAAATAATGTGGCCCATTTGCCAGAAATTATGAGCTGCCAACACTTGTCTGGTAATTATGATTTTTTACTAAAAGTTGCTGTTAGTGATATGACGCAGTACCAACAATTTGTATTAGATAAATTATCTGTAATTAAGGGTATATCTAACGTGCAAAGTTCTTTTGTGTTAGAAGAAATTAAGAATGATACAGCTTATGTTTTATAAGAACATTTTAGCTATTGAAAAATAGATTATAATACCAAAAATATCGTTACTGGTTGTAATAAATGGTCCTGTAGCAATGGCAGGGTCTATACCTCTTTTGTGTAAAAAAATAGGTACAAACGTACCAATAATACCAGCAACAATAATAACTGCTATTAATGATATAGATATGGCAAATGCCATTTTAACATCGCCCTCCATAAGCCAAGCAAAACAAAAAAGTATAATGGCTAGTATAGTGCCATTAAGTGCAGATAAAAGTATTTCTTTTATAAGCCTATTTACCATACTGCCTTTTAAATCATCGTTGGCAATACCTTGCACAACAATTGCACTAGATTGCACACCTACATTACCAGCCATAGCGGCAATTAAGGGTGTAAATAATAGTAGCGAAATATGGCCATTTATAACACCTTCAAAAGTACCCATAATAGTGGCAGAACCTACACCTCCAAAAAGGCCTAATATTAACCAAGGTAAACGTGCTTTTGTTAAGTCTAATATGCTATCATCTGCTTCTACATCTTGAGATATACCTGCAGCCATCTGATAATCTTTATCTGCTTCTTCTTTAATTACGTCTACAATATCATCAATAGTAATTCTTCCAACTAGCCTGCCAATTTCATCAACAACAGGTATAGCTTCAAGGTCATACCTAGACATTATTTTTGCAATTTCCTCTGGTTTTTCGTTTACAGAAACAGAGTCTACTTTTGGGATATACACATCTTTAATGTGTGTTTTTGTAGATGTGGTAAGTAAATCTTTTAATGATAACCTTCCTTTGAGTTTTTCTTCATCATCTACTACATAAATAGAGTGTACTCTAGTAACATTTTCTGCTTGTGCACGCATTTCTTTTACACAAGTAAGCACGTTCCAGTTTACATTTACTTTTACAAGCTCTTTTGCCATTAATCCACCTGCAGAATACTCATCATATCGTAAAAGATCTACAATGTCTTTTGCATGTTCCCTGTCTTCTAGTTCAGATATTACCTCTTGTACAATGTTTTGTGGTAACTCTGCAACAATATCTGCGGCATCATCTGTATCTAGTTCATTAAGCTCATCTGCAATTTCCTTGGTAGATAAGTTTCCTAAAATAGATTCTCTTACATCTTCATCTAGCTCCGTTAAAATATCAGAGGTTTTATCACTCTCTAATAATTTAATTATATAAGTAGCCTCATCAGTATTAAGCTCATTAACTATTTCGGCAATATCTGCATAGTGTATTTCCTCTAAAAGAAGCTGAATATCTGCGTCTTTTTGATTGGAAATTAATGTTTCTATATGCTGTAAAAATTCGTCTGTTAATTTAAACGGTGTCATTGGCTATCTTTTTTGTAAGTGCTACAAAATCCTCAACGGCTAATTGTTCTGGACGTTTGCCAAAGATAGGGTCTTCTTTTAAATTATCAGAAAGTTCAAAGGTTTTTAAGCTGTTTCTAATGGTTTTTCTACGCTGATTAAAAACTGCTTTTACAACACGGTACAGTAATTTTTCATCTACACCAATGTCTAAATTTTCTTTACGTGTTAGTCTTAGTACGCCAGAATCTACCTTTGGTGGCGGATTAAAAACAGTTGGCGGTACTGTAAATAAATATTCTGCGTGGTAGTAAGCTTGAGTTAATACAGATAAAATACCGTATGCTTTGCTGCCCTCTTTAGAGCAAATGCGCTCTGCAACTTCTTTTTGGAACATTCCTGTAAACTCTGGTATTTGCTGTTTATGCTCTAATGTTTTAAATACAATTTGTGTAGATATGTTATACGGGAAGTTGCCACTTATTGCAAATTGTTCGTCGCCAAAAATGGTAGTTAAATCTTGTTTTAAAAAATCTGCCTCCACAACTTTAAATGTACCTTTTCGGTTAAGTAGTTCTGGGTGTTCTAGTAAAAAATTCTGATTTAAATATGCTATAGATTCAGTATCTAAATCCATAGCTATTAAATTTAAATCATGTTTTAAAATGTACTTGGTAAGTACACCAGTACCCGGACCAATTTCTATAACATTAGTATACCCATTATGAGTTAGTGTTTCTGCAATTTGTTGGGCAATAGCTTCATCTGTCAAAAAATGCTGGCCAAGGTGTTTTTTAGCCTTAACTGGACTATCATTTTTACGTTGGGCCTTGTTTTTCTTGAAAAATTCTTTCTTTTTTTTAGACATAATTATGTAGCTAATTGTTTAAAACTTTGTTTTTTGCAAAAGGTAGTTTTATTTTTTTGCAGGAGTTAATACTGCTTCTCCAATAACTTCTAACTCTGTTCTAAAAGCTACAAACTTGCCAGCAAAAAGCTTGTTTGCTTCCTGGCGTAGTTTATCTGCATCATCTTTATAATAAACGTCTAAAGTTTCTTTGTTTGGTGTGCTGTATTGTACAGAGTATGTTACACCTCCCATTTCTTCTTCTATAATAACCTTACACATTTTTGCGCCAGTAAATTTACCAGTTGCTAACATATCTGGTATGTGTGTTTCTTTCATCCAAGACAACCACTTATCGTGCACTTCTTCCTCTACATTAATGGTTACGTTGTATATATACATAGTCTTTTTTTTAGTGTAATGTTTATTTTTGTACAGTTTGCAAAGCTATAACTAATTTATAGCGTCTCCTCTAAGTTTTCTAAACTCTTTTCTGGCTAAAGGAAAAAAATAGCTGTCTTGGTAGCCGTATATTATTTTCTCGTAATGGTATTTAGCTTCTTCTGGTTTGTACAGTATTGTACGGTACAACTCGCCTAAGGCATAGTGTGCATCGTCTGCTAAAATTCCTGATTTATAAAACTCTATAATTTTTAGGTAATTAAGCTCTGCTTTCTCGTACTCTTGTTGTTTTATAAGAAGTTCTGCTTGTTTTAGCAGAGCTTCGTCTTCAATTTTTTCTCCTTTGTGATTTTCTAAAATATCATCTAAAGCTGCTATTGCTTCTGTGGTTTTATTTTGATAGGCTAATAAATCTGCAGTAGCATATTTTTTTAAGGCTGTTTGGGTAGAGTCCTGCAAGCTGTTGTCAGAAATTAAAAGGCTAAGTTGCATAGCATCATTTGCAATAAGTTGAGATGTAGAACTGCGTAACACTTTTAATTGTGCTAAAGCCCAGTCAAAATCTCCTTTGTAAAAACTAGCTTTTGCAACCTTAAAACGCGCGTTTTGAGCTAAAACATCATTTTTTAGGTTTTTTTGTATTTGTGTGTAATAAATTAAGGCCTCATTAAACCTCTTGTTGTATACCAAAATATCTGCTAAAGCCATTTTTATTTTAGCTTCTTCATACCTGTTAAGCTGTAGTTCTAGTGTTTTTTTTAATACAAATGTAGCTTCTTCTGTTTCATCTTTTTTAAAAGCTAAAAAGTTAGCGTACCTAAGCTGTAACATTATACTGTGTGGTTTGTAACCATAAGTTTCTAGCAATACAGCAAATGCTTTTTGTGTAGCATCTGTATTTTTGTTGTTAGACAAGTCTAAGTCTAATGCTATCCTTTGCAATTCTGCATATAATTTTACATTATCTACCCTAGGGCTGTTAACTACAATGTAATTATAAATTTCTTGTGCAGTTTCTTTTTCGTTTTCATCAACACAAATATTAGCTAATGTTTGTAATCTTCTTAAGCTGTTGTCTTGTGAGCGTTTGTAAATTGCTTTTTCTTGACTAAAAGCACTGTAAAATTGTTTTTGCTGTATAAAAAGCCAACTTAGCATTTCATTCCAAATAATATCCGGACTTCTTTGTGCGTTTTTAAGAATAAGTTTTTTTAGTATTGTGTTGTTTCTGTTATCAGAATCTGTGGTAATAAAATCGTCTAAATTACGTATTACCGAAGACATTCTATTAGGATCTTTAGCAACTATATTTAGTAGACTGGTAAACATTTTCTCTACATTACCTTGTTCCCCATAAATACGTGCTAACTGAAAATTAAAATCTAAAGCCGGGTTTAATTCCATTGCTTTGTTGTATGTTTTTGCGGCATACTCTAAAAGTGAGTAGTTTTGGAATTTATATGCTAAGCCGTATCCGTTTCTTGGGTTTTCTTCTACTTTAGAGTAAGCCAAGTCATAATATTTTTTGGCCTCTTCATTATTGCCTTGTAAGGTATAATTGTGTCCTAAGTCTATATAATAAACAGGTATTGGGTTGGGCGAATCTAAGTTTTTTTTAATTTGTTTTTCGGCATCAGAATAACGCTCTAACTGTTGGTAACAACTAATTAAAAACGTTTGGTAGTCAGATCTTCTTGGGTTTTCTTTTACTAATCTCTCGTAAAAAACTACTGCCTTGTCAAAATCACCATCATCATAATACTGTTTAGCTAAAAAGCTGTTTTGCCCAACGGAAAGTTGCGCAAAACAGCAGGCTAGTATAAGTATAAATATTCTCAAGAAATCTATTTTTTAGTAAAGATACCAAGAATATAAGAAGTTCTTGTTAAAGAACCTTAATCTATCATGTCAAAACCACAATAAGGCACAAGAACATCTGGTATTTTAATGCCTTTTTCTGTTTGGTAATTTTCTAAAATCCCGGCTAAAACACGTGGTAAAGCTAAAGAACTTCCGTTTAAAGTATGTGCAAATTGGCTTTTGCCGTTTTCATCTTTAAAACGTAGTTTAAGTCTGTTAGCTTGGTATGCTTCAAAGTTAGACGCAGAGCTAATCTCTAACCAACGGTCTTGTGCTGTAGAAAACACTTCAAAATCAAACGTAAGAGCAGATGTAAAACCAAGGTCTCCGCCACAAAGGCGTAACAATCTGTATGGTAATTTTAATTCTCTTAAAATATCTTTTATATGTTCTACCATACCATCTAAAGCAGCATACGAATTGTCTGGGTGCTCTACGCGTACAAGTTCTACTTTATCAAACTGGTGCAATCTATTTAAGCCACGCACGTGCGCACCATAGCTACCAGCTTCTCTCCTAAAACAAGGTGTATAACCTGTGTATGTAATAGGAAAATCTTTTTGGTTAACAATAGTGTTTCTAAAAATGTTAGTTACAGGTACTTCTGCAGTTGGTATTAAGTATAAATCATCTGCAGTAACGTGGTACATTTGTCCTTCTTTGTCCGGTAACTGACCTGTTCCGTAACCAGAAGTTTCATTTACCAAATGCGGAACTTGAATTTCTTGGTAACCAGCGGCTGTATTTTTGTCTAAAAAGTAAGCAATAAGTGCACGTTGTAATCTAGCACCTTTTCCTTTATAAACAGGAAAACCAGCACCAGCAATTTTAACACCAAGTTCAAAATCTATAATGTCATATTTTTTAGCTAGTTCCCAGTGTGGTAAAGCACCTTCTATTAATTCAGGAATATCTCCTTCTCTAAAAATTTCCTCATTATCTTCATCTGTGTTTCCTGCAGGTACACTAGGGTGTGGTACATTAGGAATTTGGTACAGTAAACTTTGTAATTCCTCAGCAACCGTATTTAATTCTTCTTGGTATGTTTTAGACTCTTCTTTTAAAACAACGGTGCGCTCTTTTAAAACTGTTGCTTCAGATGCTTTTCCGGACTTAAAAAGCATACCAATTTCTTTAGATAACTTATTACTCTCTGCAAGTGTGTTATCTAATTTGGTTTGTGCATCTCTACGTTTTTCATCTAATGAAAGTACGTTTTCTAACAAAGGAGCTGCATCTATATTACGCTTTTTTAGGGCGATAATAATCTCGTCTTTTTGTTCTCGGATAGCTTGAAGCTGTAGCATTTATTTAAATTTTAAAAGCAAATTTAATGGTAAAAAGGGATTGCGCAAAAGAGAATGCGTAAAAGTTGAAGAGTTTAGTGCTTGTGATTTATTTTGGACTAGGTAAAATAAAATTATTGTGCTTAAAATGATGCCATTTTTCTTGTGCTAAATCTACTTTAGGATCTATAAAAGGTTGGTATGGTTTACCATTAATGCTAACTCTAGAGTTTACGTATACAGCAATATTTTTATTTTCCTTTTTGGCTTCTTTTTTTAAATGTTGTGCAAATTGCCAAATAAAATCTGGATATGCTCCAATTTTTCTGCG carries:
- a CDS encoding tetratricopeptide repeat protein is translated as MRIFILILACCFAQLSVGQNSFLAKQYYDDGDFDKAVVFYERLVKENPRRSDYQTFLISCYQQLERYSDAEKQIKKNLDSPNPIPVYYIDLGHNYTLQGNNEEAKKYYDLAYSKVEENPRNGYGLAYKFQNYSLLEYAAKTYNKAMELNPALDFNFQLARIYGEQGNVEKMFTSLLNIVAKDPNRMSSVIRNLDDFITTDSDNRNNTILKKLILKNAQRSPDIIWNEMLSWLFIQQKQFYSAFSQEKAIYKRSQDNSLRRLQTLANICVDENEKETAQEIYNYIVVNSPRVDNVKLYAELQRIALDLDLSNNKNTDATQKAFAVLLETYGYKPHSIMLQLRYANFLAFKKDETEEATFVLKKTLELQLNRYEEAKIKMALADILVYNKRFNEALIYYTQIQKNLKNDVLAQNARFKVAKASFYKGDFDWALAQLKVLRSSTSQLIANDAMQLSLLISDNSLQDSTQTALKKYATADLLAYQNKTTEAIAALDDILENHKGEKIEDEALLKQAELLIKQQEYEKAELNYLKIIEFYKSGILADDAHYALGELYRTILYKPEEAKYHYEKIIYGYQDSYFFPLARKEFRKLRGDAIN
- the serS gene encoding serine--tRNA ligase, translated to MLQLQAIREQKDEIIIALKKRNIDAAPLLENVLSLDEKRRDAQTKLDNTLAESNKLSKEIGMLFKSGKASEATVLKERTVVLKEESKTYQEELNTVAEELQSLLYQIPNVPHPSVPAGNTDEDNEEIFREGDIPELIEGALPHWELAKKYDIIDFELGVKIAGAGFPVYKGKGARLQRALIAYFLDKNTAAGYQEIQVPHLVNETSGYGTGQLPDKEGQMYHVTADDLYLIPTAEVPVTNIFRNTIVNQKDFPITYTGYTPCFRREAGSYGAHVRGLNRLHQFDKVELVRVEHPDNSYAALDGMVEHIKDILRELKLPYRLLRLCGGDLGFTSALTFDFEVFSTAQDRWLEISSASNFEAYQANRLKLRFKDENGKSQFAHTLNGSSLALPRVLAGILENYQTEKGIKIPDVLVPYCGFDMID